CAATGTGTTTGATGATTCTGCAGGCACGTTAACTATTTCAAAGTGTGACAAGGGAAGCAACTGTAGGTGAAACCAGTATGAGATCAGAGAAATTTGATTAATGATCCATACTCAATTTGAAATCTCAACAGAAACTCCACTCAGCAATTTGTGATGTTCTTCCATGCCCCTGCTATCCTTTTCTCTACTCACAGGTAGAGGTGGCAGAGATGTGAGTCCAGTGGATCGGTCAGGCAATTCTGCAACAAGATGATCAGATAACCAACAGaaatcaaacaaataaaaaagcAGATTTGATTAACTTTACTATTTCTTAATGAAAATACATTaagttggattttttttttctccagtGGTTCTACCATAAAGTAACATCTCATAAAGTATTGTTAGCAAACATCAAGGTTAATGGATCCAATTTTTGGACAATTTACCAGTAATAGTTGTACCACTAAGGAGTGAAAACTAAGCTGATAATGTGGGTAATTGGATACAAGAAATCAAAAATAAGTTAACATTCAGGCTTCCATATGATGATTTCATCTTTCCAAGCATAACTAATTGACAAGCAATTTAATGTACTGTAGATACAGGGATTTTCGATGGGACTTTTAAATAATCAACATGCCAATTACAGCATGCAGGCCAGTGTTTTTCCTTCCTAATAATTTATAGTTCTAAACAAGTAAATACTACTATGAAGTTTGAAATTGTAAGCGTGTTCTGATCTTCAGATGATACAGAATGGAAGTTCATCTATACTCTTATGGCAAGTGATCCACTGAATAGAGTTCAACAAACAGATCCACTATTAAAAATCACTTTCAAGTATACTCATGAAACATGCATGGGGAAAGAAAATATTGCGAAATGCTAACCTGGCATTTTCTTGTCAATGTAAAAAGCTACCAAATTTACCGTGTACCTGCATGAACATTAAATGTCTCAGTCAATGATTACGTGCCTATGGAGTTAAATCTAAGAGGAAAAATGTGTCATCCCTTTACCATGCAACAACAACATCAACCGtgtaatgtttgtgtgatgctAAAATAAGAAGGCTCTGAATCACAGCAAGTAACCAAGCAAACTGCTTTATGCACCTGCAGGATAAGCCAAAGTAGTGACAACAAAGATGGGAATCAGTCCTCACACCTAGTAGAATGTCCCAACTGCATCTATAATGCATATAGCTCACCACCACTCAAACACCCTTAAATTAAGAAACTAATGTGCAAGCACACATGCACATGCGGGTGCAAGCACGCGCACACACACacgaaaaaaaaggaaaaagcagGATGAATGCATTCACCTCCTTGTGCCATACTTTTGATATGTGCGCACAAAGACTATGGTAAATATCATGTGCGATGAAAATATCAAATCACCACAGCCATAATTAACCCCTCGAGAAACTGCATGTTAATAAAGTCATATAAGCATCATAGTACCAATTTAAATAAGAAACTTAACACACTAACCTTTGTGTGTGCGCAAGTGTGTAACAGATAACAAAAACAGTTTGATGTTCAAAACTTACAGTTGATAACAAGCAATTCAATTGCACTCTCTGGAGGGGGAAGCCTGGCAAGTTTTGATCCCTGAAAGAGACAGTTGTACCTGATTGTAAAAAATTGCTTCAATTACAACAAAGGTAATTTAAGCAAGGGTTTCATAGAAGATACAATCAAAAGtccaaaaataaaatgaaacagACTGCACCTCATGCCAAGCTCTACAAAATTTTACCTGATGGCAGTGATAATTTGGACCAGGAAGGTGAGTTGAATAGAATGTAACTATCCGGAGAATCTGACAAGCCTAAGGAAGTGCAAGGAAAGAATACATAAATAAAACGCAATTGTACAATGAGGACCCAAAGATCAGAAAGAAATTGTCTATTGTTCCAGTCAATCTAAGTAGATGATATAGGGAAAAGGGCAACCAAACAAGCCATCTTCTTGCTATAGGAAAAATGCGTAGCATTTTATGTTATTCACTATCAACATGAGTAaggttaaacaaaaaaaaatcacaacaaTAATAGACAAAAATAACTAATGAAACAGTACACAAGTTCTTGGACAATAGATGAGTTATAAGTTTGCCTTCACTAATATATACAAAATGTAACAATAATGGTTTTCTGCAAATCCAAGTATGGCCTTCACAATTCTTGTAATCAGAAAGGTCTCATGAAAAGCAAGAAACTAAAACTACTTACCACTAAATAAGCAAGAACCCTGCACCAGACTAGAGCTGTATAGATTTTTTTGTactgcaaaatgaaagggtgaaAAGTCCACTGCAACAGAATAAAGATATTACATCAATCAACAACTTAGTAGAGTTGCAGGtcatcaataattaaattacttaataAGATGAGTCATAGTTAATCAAAGACAAGAAGCTTTAATGTATTTCAAGTTCTTTGGGGCCTAAGGAAAAAATTACATGAAATGCAAAACATGAGTGTCCCAGTATCATCAGAAGTAGAATCACATAGTCAACTAGTTCTACTCTATTACCTCCACCAAATGCTTAGCACCCTATCAATTACTCATTGTCTACAGTCTGCACTAGTTGTCAATCTCAATAAAGCACATCAGAAAATAATTTGCCATTTTGAAGAGACAAGGATCTCCATATTCACCAACTTAATAGTTTTCTTTGACACTCAAGATCATCAATACTTATTCTCTCACAATTAATGTCAGAAAATAAAGCATAAACTTGCTCATGGCATGCTGCTTGTTGTCCGATCTTGGAGGAATTGGCAAACATAAACATGCACAAAATCAAGTGGCATGGACCTATTTAAATtcgcataatttttattttttttccattagACAAACTTCTGCAAACTTACATGTCAATATTGAGTACAATCTTCCTTAACTAATCAGGGGAGAGATTGAATCACACATGAAATATCTCAGTTCATCAAAGGAGAGAGGTAAACAGAAACAACTAACAAAAGTTCTGGTAGAAACCAGTAGGAAAAAACAGAGTGTGAGGTTTGCACCATAGGTAATCTACCTAGAAACAGTACAATTATGTGTtaaatgtatatataaaaaaaggagCTGCCTAGATAATAGGTTGTTAGGTAACAGATGTAAAGTGTAAACATGAATAACAAGGCTTCAAAACCTTACCAACACAAAAGAACAAAAGATGAAGGTGAACAGAGTCTCACTTATATAGGCTTTGTCCTCACCAAGTTCCTGAAATGGCCAAAAAAAAGGGGTAATGATGTACGCTCTAACATCAAGTGTGAAGGAGCCATACTATTCACAATAGTGGTACGCACTGGAAGAAGAAAAAAGCCAATGTCCTGAAGTGTTGGCCCTGGCCTATGTAAGTAATGAATTCCACGAGCAGCTAACCCATGTATGTACTACACAGAAAAAGGCCCATGAATTAGCATCACATGATACCAATTTGACATTGAAGCACAGAATGTAAAGAAAGACAATAAATAATCCTAACAGCAAAAGGGAAGGAGGGGGAAAAACAAGGGAAACACCATGAAATTAGATTCTGTACAAAAGTCCAAATGATATGTTAGAACTTCAGAAGAAAGATGTAAAATATGAATCAACCAAAGACAAGAAAAGCCAAAAAGGCTCTATCCAGAATGAAGCGGAAATTATGAGCAGTTAAACCTAATAATACCTAAGgcatttattcattcattcaaaCCATAGGTAAATGGAAAGAGGACATAACTATAGTAGGCACCATCCAGGTTGAAGTAGTCAACGCATACAGAATTATCAAAGAGAAGTGTGGATGCTGCTGCAACCACCTATAGAACATGACATGATTACAGCAGTCTATAATGCAAGAGTTCCTTGCATTCAGAAACAAAACGAGGAAATAGTGAAATAAGCTAGAATTTCAAAGCCTCAAAGGAAGAACTACAGATGATGTAGATCATCATTTTAGTGGAGAAAGAACTACTCTGTCCAAAGAATATTCTTTATACAGTTTCATTCTTTTACTTAAAAGAAACAAATTAAGGCTTTTGCAGAATATTGAGCAATCCAGCTACTAGACAATTCTCATAATCTCcaactaaaaaatattaaatttcccTTACAATAACATATGTGCAACATTGCTACTGTCCCATCCCCATTATAGTTTATTAATGAGCAATTATCGTTTTCTTCAACAAAATGCCAACATATAAGCAGACTCATCTAAAATTTTTCATCAAATTTGCCAAAATGATAAACTAAACAAGGATCCTCTAATTATcaataattcaataaaatattaatggTTAATGCATTAATAAACAATGCTAAGTTCGTTGATCAATTCTTAAAATGTAAACCTGAAATATGAGTCCAGCAAGAAGAGGCTTCCAATTTTCAACAACCAGCGAGACTTCTATGGATGTTTCTGCGCAAATTTTTCTCCATAGCttcacataaaattaaaataaataaacaaataagccAGACTCAAtagttttttgttttctttctccTTTCCCGTCTTTATCAAAAGCGAGATATAGAAAATCCAGAGAAAGAGTAAAACCTTGGGAGCCCCGCGATCAACATAAAGAGGCATTTTGGAAATCGGAGGTTAACGTTTGACATTAATAAAGGTAGAAGATAGAAGATTTGCGCTTACAAACATTTATATATTTCTCCTCATAAACCGCTCAAGTGTGGAAATTTGAATTGGTTTgccattttttctatttaatttataaaatatcaaaCTTTAAAATATTAGGGATTAAGTGTAATCAAGAATCTCAATCCAAATCTTTTTTCAAACAATATGAACAATAGAAAATCTGTTAAAAAGAAAGCCAAAAATCTGTTTCTGATTTTGTTCAGAAAAATTGgaattttattaaagaaaattcATGTTTTAGGAAAAATTGAAGAGCAGTAAAAATAATTAGCTAACGTTATTTACATGAGAAAATGTGTTTCAGTCGAGTGAAGGTGACACACTGACCGCAGGATTCGAGGACTAAACATGAGATTagggttttaattttaatatttattttattttaattttgtttaacgAAAAAAGGGGTTTAAGTTATGTACGgattgttgaaaaaaaaaatacaataaaataatttattattacttAATCTAATCGAAAAATACTTCAAATTTTTagcttttatttaataaaaaaattcactaattaatttattaattttaaaaaaattaattttttattaattaaatattaaaaaattaatatttttataaaattaaaatattaattaataaattttttaatattatatagactaataaaatatttaacagttaaaataattaatcagtagaatttataaaaatgactaattaataaaatttataaattttaaaaatattttaatgtatttttgaaaattaataaactaattaatgtgttaggactaaatagtaaattttcaaaatatatatatatattaaccaTGAATCTCAACTTCTCAAGCAGTAGAATTTTCTGCTGCtttgttcttttctttaatGTGTTAGCAGAGAGTGGCCTTTTGAGCCAAAAGGTTACATATAAAATT
This is a stretch of genomic DNA from Manihot esculenta cultivar AM560-2 chromosome 2, M.esculenta_v8, whole genome shotgun sequence. It encodes these proteins:
- the LOC110608605 gene encoding phosphatidylinositol:ceramide inositolphosphotransferase 1 isoform X2: MPLYVDRGAPKLWRKICAETSIEVSLVVENWKPLLAGLIFQYIHGLAARGIHYLHRPGPTLQDIGFFLLPELGEDKAYISETLFTFIFCSFVLWTFHPFILQYKKIYTALVWCRVLAYLVACQILRIVTFYSTHLPGPNYHCHQGSKLARLPPPESAIELLVINFSRGVNYGCGDLIFSSHMIFTIVFVRTYQKCIKQFAWLLAVIQSLLILASHKHYTVDVVVAWYTVNLVAFYIDKKMPELPDRSTGLTSLPPLPVSREKDSRGMEEHHKLLSGVSVEISN
- the LOC110608605 gene encoding phosphatidylinositol:ceramide inositolphosphotransferase 1 isoform X1, whose translation is MPLYVDRGAPKLWRKICAETSIEVSLVVENWKPLLAGLIFQYIHGLAARGIHYLHRPGPTLQDIGFFLLPELGEDKAYISETLFTFIFCSFVLWTFHPFILQYKKIYTALVWCRVLAYLVACQILRIVTFYSTHLPGPNYHCHQGSKLARLPPPESAIELLVINFSRGVNYGCGDLIFSSHMIFTIVFVRTYQKYGTRRCIKQFAWLLAVIQSLLILASHKHYTVDVVVAWYTVNLVAFYIDKKMPELPDRSTGLTSLPPLPVSREKDSRGMEEHHKLLSGVSVEISN